DNA from Leptospira bandrabouensis:
CTTTAAAATCTAATGGATTTTTATTTGAACTTTCAAAGTCCTTAGAGGGAAACTCTTTAGCTCAGTTCCAGTCAGTCAAAGACATTGAGACCGGTATGGAACTGAGTTTTACAAAAGAAAAATGAGATTAGATCAATAGGTATGATGACCTATTGAATCGTTTGTAAATACATCCAGAGGGCTTTCAGTTCAGTGTCCGTGAGTTGACCTAAACTTTTCCAAGGCATTGGAAATTTCATTTCTGTACCATCGGGACGTTTGCCTGTTCTGATGGTTTGGATAAAGTTTGATTCCGTATATTTCGTTAATCCATGTTTGCTGATGTTTTGTGCTGGAGGCCATTCTGGAGGTGCACCTTGGATGGGCCCACCTTTTAAATTGAATCCATGACAGCCTGTACAAGTTGATGCTACATACTTTCCATATTCTATGGAAACAGAAGGTGTAATATTCGCTAGGTGGGTTGTCTCATGGTTAATGATTTCAGCCGATACAAAAACTGGAATTTCTCCTATTAAAAATAGAAACCTTCCTAGTGGTCCTGGTTTGACTTCTCCTTGTGATTTATCAATTGCAGGCCTGGACCTGAGAAAGGAGATCAATTTACCAACATCTTCGTTTGTCATTCCTTGGAAGTCAGTAGATGGCATAAAGATTAAAGCCCTTCCATTTTTTCCAACACCATGTCGAATGGCAATTGCCAGTTCTTCATCTGTTCTATCAGCTAAAATTCCTCCTTTACCAGCTGTTAGGTTAGAGCCAGATAGAATTCCGATTGCAGGATCTTCTATAAAAGTTTTTCCACTTCCGTCAACGTCATGGCAATCCCCACAACCTCTGGACTGGTAGAGACGTTTTCCTTCTGCGAGGTCTATGGGTTTAGAAAATTTAGGAATAGGGACAGACTTTACATCGTATGTTTTGTTCATACGAGCGGAACTTAATGTATAAATAATCGTGAGTAACACTACAAGAATGCCCACTAAGGACAGAAAGGTGATCGTGAGGATACGTGAAATTTTTTTCATAGGTGGAGCAAAGTGAACGGGAAAGATGTTTTTGGTCAAGACGGAATTGAGGGAGGTTTGGGGCGCGGGTACAGATGGGATATTTGTATCCCCGCCCGATTTGAGGGTGGGGAACTAGACCCTCCTCCCAATGCATTCCTTTTATCACAACTAGCCCAGATTCACGAGCAAATCTCTCCCAAACAAAAAAATTCTCTCGGAAAGTTCGTAGTTTCGAAAAGGAATGCAACTTCAAGATTGAAGCAAAACTAAGCGTTTAGTGTTAGATTCTTGAAAGATATTTCCCAGTTAACATTGATGAAAAATGCGAATGTCGTGACGTTCGTTTAAAAAGAGTATCAATTCATAGGTTGCGCTGACTTTTCCGACACCAAGTTAAATGATATAATATCTAAATCTGAACAAATACTAGCATTTGGGCGCGAGTATAAAGGAATGGAAAGCGGAGAAATGGAATAAAGATATGTTTATAAAAATTTAAAAGTTCAGCCGATGCAATGTAAATCAGACTTTTACCCTAAATCAATTCAAGATATAGAAATACTTCAAGGTGCAGAAGGCTAAGAAAGATCGTATAGTTTGTGTTAGATACTCGGAAATGCATTCTCTTTAATACCCTACCTCATATTGAGAGCGAACCTACTTCGATTCGTTGGATCGATTTTTCAATTTGGAGAAGTATATTTTCAAAGGAAACAGAAAGGATTAAATTTCATATCAGATTTAAAATCTTGACTCTTTCGAAATTTACCAATCTTTTAAGTAAAAACAATTAAAGGCACAAAATGAAATATCTCAAAATAGCCGGTTTAGTTTTTCTCATGAGTTTTCTAACTCATTGTATTACTTATTTAAAAAAAGACTACCCTGCATATAATCCTGCAAAAATTGATAAAAAAATCGCGAACGTAGATTTCATATTATATTATAACCATTACAATGCATTTAATGAACGTTCGGAAGTTAGTTCTGGAGTTCATCAAGCGAATAAACAAGCATTTACAAATATCATTGCTGGTTGTAATTGTATAAACAAGTTTACTGTTTATGTGGATGGTCTTGATGATATTAGTAAAATTAAAAGTAAAAATTTAGTCAAAATTGAAGTAACTAATAGAGTGCAGCCAAATGTTTCTCTCTATTTGACTTCCACTCTCTTTGTCCTTTCTGCAACAATGTTTCCCGTTTTCGGAGAGATAAACGGAAAAACTGAGTTCGTTGCATTTAATCAAGGAAAAGAAATTAAGCGATACACTTACGAAAATGATGTGATTGAAGTTAGACAAGGATTACTTCTTTTTGTAATGCCATTCAGGAAATTGAATTATATTACAAATCAAAATGTTCCAGATAATTTTGTGAATGATATCTATAGAGACAAACTTTATCCAACGGAATGATTATAAATAGAAAATCAATTTCCATTTTTATTAGGAATGGAAATTGATTTTGTTCAGTAAAAATAAGATAAAATAATCCTTACCTAGATTCTACATTCTTTATTTCTTTTCTGCCACTGCATCATCTGCAACGATTAGGTGATTGTATTTTTCTGGTTGGTTGGTTTTTAGGTAGAATTCTAAAATAGTTTCGACATCTGCTTCTGTTTTCATCGCAAACCATTTCCCTTCCGGGTAGGAAACTTGGATGGGGCCAAGTTCACAACGATCCAAACATCCAGATTTTTGGACTCGGAACTTATATTCGATTCCTGCCTTGGCCGCTTTTTGTTTGAGGAGTTTTAGTAGTTCTATGGAACCTTGGTTGCCACATGACACCCGTTCACCGGGTGCCCTTTGGTTTTCGCAAACAAAAACATGTTTTTCGTAAAACATTGGATTTTCTTTTCCTTAATTTCCTAAACGGCGTAGTTTTCCATAGGAATACAAGAACAAACTAAGTTACGATCCCCGTACACATTGTCTACACGACCGACACTTGGCCAAAATTTACGTGTGCGTAGCCAAGGTAATGGGTAAGCGGCTCGTTCTCTAGGATATGAATGGTTCCAGGAATCGCTGATGACCATATCTGCTGTATGAGGAGAATTTTTAAGTGGGTTGTCTTCTTTAGAAAGAACTCCCGACTCAATGTCTTTGATTTCGCCTGCAATTGCTAACATAGAATCTATAAATCTATCTAGTTCTTCTTTCGATTCTGATTCTGTAGGTTCTACCATTAGAGTTCCTGGAACTGGGAAGGACATTGTGGGTGAATGGAATCCGTAGTCGATCAGACGTTTAGCGATGTCTTCCACTTCCACAGCGCTTGTTTTTTTGAACCCACGCATATCTAATATACATTCGTGAGCCACAAGACCCTTGTTTCCACGATATAAAACAGGAAAGGTAGATTCTAATTTTTTAGCAATATAGTTTGCATTGAGAATGGCAATCTTTGTTGCAAATTGTAATCCTTCAAATCCAAGCATGGCAATGTATGCCCAAGAGATTACAATGATGGATGCAGATCCCCAAGGCGCAGCAGAGACCGCCCACTGGCTGTTATTCGATCCATTTTCCACAAGACTATGTCCTGGAAGAAAAGGTGCTAAGTGTTCGGCAACGCCAATTGGCCCAACACCAGGTCCACCACCACCATGAGGAATACAAAAAGTTTTATGAAGGTTTAAATGACAAACGTCGGCACCAATGTCAGCAGGTCTAGTGAGACCCACTTGTGCATTCATATTGGCTCCATCCATATACACTTGCCCGCCATGGTCATGAATGGTTTGGCAAATTTCTTTGATGGAGGCTTCGAACACACCATGAGTGGATGGATAGGTGACCATGAGTGCACCTAAGCTGTTTTTGTATTCGGCAGCTTTTTTCTTTAGGTCATCCACATCAATGTTTCCGTTAGTATCACAATTCACCGGAACCACTTTGAACCCGGCCATCACAGCTGAGGCGGGATTGGTTCCATGAGCAGAAATAGGAATGAGACAAATGTCTCTATGCATATCGTTACGGCTTTGGTGGAAGTTACGAATCGCAAGTAATCCTGCGTATTCTCCTTGCGAACCAGCGTTAGGTTGGAGAGATACCTCTGCAAAACCTGTGATTTCGCAAAGCCATTTTTCTAATTGGCTAAAAAGAGTTCTATACCCTTCGGTTTGATTTTCAGGAACAAACGGATGAATATTGGAAAGTTCCGGCCAAGTGATAGGATACATCTCAGTCGATGCATTGAGTTTCATTGTGCAAGACCCAAGGGCAATCATGGATGTAGTCAGAGATAAATCTTTCGATTCTAATCTACGAATGTATCTGAGCATTTCAGTTTCTGTATGGAAACTATTGAAGACAGGATGAGTCAGATAAGATGACTTACGTTCCAAAAGTTCAGGAATTTTCCATTCTTCTTTTGAAGTTAGGTCTTCCAGTTGGAAATGAAGTGACTTGTTTTCATTAAAAATTTCTAAAAGGTCTTTGATGTCTTTTAGATTCGTAGTTTCATCCAGGGAAATACTGATCACATGACCAGAAACCTGTCTGATATTGATTTCTCTTTCTTCTGCATAGTGGATGATTTCCGCAGAAGAAATTTTAGAAAGTTCTACACGAATGGTATCAAAGTAAGGATTAGAAATGATTTTGTATCCGAGTTTTTCAAGACCAGTGGCAAGGATGGTTGTCATTCGATGCACTCGTGATGCAATTTGTTTGAGTCCTTTTGGACCATGGTAAACAGCATACATCGAAGATAATACTGCAAGTAGTACTTGCGCTGTACAAATGTTAGATGTTGCTTTGTCGCGGCGAATGTGTTGTTCTCGTGTTTGGAGGCTTAGGCGGTAACCAGGTTTTCCTTGTGAGTCTTTTGATACTCCAATGAGGCGACCTGGCATATTTCGTTTGTATTCTTCTTTGGTAGCAAAGTATCCGGCATGTGGTCCACCAAATCCAAGTGGCAATCCAAATCGTTGAGTGGTACCTACAACTACGTCTGCATTCATTTCACCAGGTGCTTTTAAAATCGTAAGTGCTAAAAGATCCGCAGCTACAACGGTTTTCGCTCCTACTTTGTGAAGGCTTTCGATAAATTCACTAAAGTCAAAAATGGTTCCATCGGTGGATGGGTATTGTACAATAGCTCCAAAAAAATCATTGGAAGGAACCATCTTTTTGAAAGATCCCACAACAATGTTGATTCCCAGAGGAATCGCACGAGTGCGGATCACATCTAATGTTTGTGGATGAACGGATTGTGATACAAAGAATGACTTTCCTTGTGAATCCTCTTTTAAAGAGAAAAGCATGTTCATGGCTTCTGCCGCTGCGGTTC
Protein-coding regions in this window:
- a CDS encoding (2Fe-2S) ferredoxin domain-containing protein, with product MFYEKHVFVCENQRAPGERVSCGNQGSIELLKLLKQKAAKAGIEYKFRVQKSGCLDRCELGPIQVSYPEGKWFAMKTEADVETILEFYLKTNQPEKYNHLIVADDAVAEKK
- the gcvP gene encoding aminomethyl-transferring glycine dehydrogenase, with the protein product MSSQKPSSPLQSPYEETLEPSDTFLRRHVGVTEETVSSMLNTIGYKALDDLINDAVPENIRLKKELNLPNPIGEYALQRELKKIVSKNKIYRSYLGLGYYSCITPAVIQRNILENPGWYTAYTPYQAEIAQGRMEALINFQTMITDLTGMEIANASLLDEGTAAAEAMNMLFSLKEDSQGKSFFVSQSVHPQTLDVIRTRAIPLGINIVVGSFKKMVPSNDFFGAIVQYPSTDGTIFDFSEFIESLHKVGAKTVVAADLLALTILKAPGEMNADVVVGTTQRFGLPLGFGGPHAGYFATKEEYKRNMPGRLIGVSKDSQGKPGYRLSLQTREQHIRRDKATSNICTAQVLLAVLSSMYAVYHGPKGLKQIASRVHRMTTILATGLEKLGYKIISNPYFDTIRVELSKISSAEIIHYAEEREINIRQVSGHVISISLDETTNLKDIKDLLEIFNENKSLHFQLEDLTSKEEWKIPELLERKSSYLTHPVFNSFHTETEMLRYIRRLESKDLSLTTSMIALGSCTMKLNASTEMYPITWPELSNIHPFVPENQTEGYRTLFSQLEKWLCEITGFAEVSLQPNAGSQGEYAGLLAIRNFHQSRNDMHRDICLIPISAHGTNPASAVMAGFKVVPVNCDTNGNIDVDDLKKKAAEYKNSLGALMVTYPSTHGVFEASIKEICQTIHDHGGQVYMDGANMNAQVGLTRPADIGADVCHLNLHKTFCIPHGGGGPGVGPIGVAEHLAPFLPGHSLVENGSNNSQWAVSAAPWGSASIIVISWAYIAMLGFEGLQFATKIAILNANYIAKKLESTFPVLYRGNKGLVAHECILDMRGFKKTSAVEVEDIAKRLIDYGFHSPTMSFPVPGTLMVEPTESESKEELDRFIDSMLAIAGEIKDIESGVLSKEDNPLKNSPHTADMVISDSWNHSYPRERAAYPLPWLRTRKFWPSVGRVDNVYGDRNLVCSCIPMENYAV
- a CDS encoding c-type cytochrome, translating into MNKTYDVKSVPIPKFSKPIDLAEGKRLYQSRGCGDCHDVDGSGKTFIEDPAIGILSGSNLTAGKGGILADRTDEELAIAIRHGVGKNGRALIFMPSTDFQGMTNEDVGKLISFLRSRPAIDKSQGEVKPGPLGRFLFLIGEIPVFVSAEIINHETTHLANITPSVSIEYGKYVASTCTGCHGFNLKGGPIQGAPPEWPPAQNISKHGLTKYTESNFIQTIRTGKRPDGTEMKFPMPWKSLGQLTDTELKALWMYLQTIQ